A single genomic interval of Musa acuminata AAA Group cultivar baxijiao chromosome BXJ3-4, Cavendish_Baxijiao_AAA, whole genome shotgun sequence harbors:
- the LOC103980210 gene encoding mannan endo-1,4-beta-mannosidase 1 yields the protein MKGVSLLAGLFLLLLAPRYHVEAGGGFIKTRGLNFVLDGNPFFANGFNAYWLMTLASDPSQRSKVSSAFGDASSHGLFVARTWAFSDGGNNALQYSPGSYNEQTFRGLDFVISEARRYRIRLILSLANNYDTFGGKKQYVQWARNQGQYIASDDGFFTDSVVKGYYKNHIKTMLTRVNTITGVAYKDDPTIFAWELMNEPRCQSDLSGSTIQGWITEMAAYVKSIDGNHLLEAGLEGFYGSSSPHKRFNPGLEIGTDFIANNEIPNIDFATIHSYPDQWLSNADEQSQLAFLSNWLGVHIRDARNVIRKPLLITEFGKSWKDPGFSIYQRDTLFKTVYSKIYWSARTGGSAAGGLFWQLLSQGMDSYGDGYQIVMSEGTSTAQIITQQSRQLRYLGKLYARLRNIARLNKAKAVREEQSRGNGGRN from the exons aTGAAGGGAGTGAGCCTCTTGGCTGGCCTCTTTCTGCTGCTGCTGGCTCCTCGTTATCATGTCGAGGCTGGCGGGGGGTTCATCAAGACCAGGGGGCTGAACTTTGTGCTCGATGGAAACCCGTTCTTTGCCAATGGGTTCAATGCCTACTGGCTCATGACTCTGGCCTCAGATCCGTCTCAGAGAAGCAAGGTCTCCTCTGCCTTTGGAGACGCCTCCAGCCATGGCCTCTTTGTGGCCAGGACATGGGCTTTCAGCGATGGGGGAAACAACGCCTTGCAGTACTCCCCGGGCTCCTACAACGAACAAACCTTCAGG GGGTTGGATTTTGTGATATCCGAGGCCAGAAGATATCGAATTAGGCTCATCTTAAGCTTGGCCAACAACTACGATACTTTTGGAGGCAAGAAGCAGTATGTCCAATGGGCAAGAAATCAGGGTCAGTACATTGCATCAGACGATGGTTTCTTCACAGACTCTGTTGTCAAAGGCTATTACAAGAATCATATCAag ACTATGCTCACAAGAGTCAACACCATCACCGGAGTTGCTTACAAGGATGACCCGACAATCTTTGCTTGGGAGCTAATGAATGAGCCCAGATGCCAGTCAGATCTGTCAGGAAGTACCATTCAG GGATGGATCACAGAGATGGCTGCGTACGTGAAGTCCATAGACGGCAACCACCTGCTGGAAGCCGGTTTAGAGGGATTCTATGGCTCCTCATCACCCCACAAGCGATTCAATCCGGGCTTGGAAATCGGAACCGATTTCATTGCCAACAACGAGATTCCAAACATCGATTTCGCCACGATCCATTCCTATCCCGATCAATG GTTGTCCAACGCAGACGAGCAATCCCAGCTTGCTTTCTTGAGCAACTGGCTCGGCGTCCACATCCGAGATGCTCGGAACGTGATCCGGAAGCCGCTGCTGATCACGGAGTTCGGGAAGTCATGGAAGGACCCAGGGTTCAGCATCTACCAGAGGGATACCCTGTTCAAGACCGTCTACTCCAAGATCTATTGGTCCGCCAGAACCGGTGGCTCGGCCGCCGGTGGCTTGTTCTGGCAGCTGCTGAGCCAAGGCATGGACTCCTACGGGGATGGCTACCAGATCGTCATGAGCGAGGGAACCTCCACGGCCCAAATCATTACTCAGCAGTCTCGCCAGCTTCGGTACCTCGGGAAATTGTACGCCAGACTGCGAAACATCGCCAGGCTCAACAAGGCAAAGGCCGTGAGAGAGGAGCAAAGCAGGGGGAATGGCGGAAGAAACTGA
- the LOC135636254 gene encoding glucose-1-phosphate adenylyltransferase large subunit 1-like isoform X1, whose product MIAPLMDVSSVGLKANACFGHVKRGVLGSGESGIWGDGSAGASRIRAWESKVAKNVKSGRWVGGFKAGVAFSDLTSDVNQETLINDPYVIQAPMFGKHKPDPKSVASIILGGGPGAQLFPLTSTRATPAVPVGGCYKLIDIPMSNCINSGINKIFIMTQYNSASLNRHIYRTFNFGNGINFGDGFVEVLAATQSPGEAGMNWFQGTADAVRQFTWVFEDNRNKNIDYIMILSGDQLYRMDYMDFVQRHIDTGADITISCVPVSSSRASDYGIVKIDKAGHIIQFSEKPKGADLEAMKDENTFFRLSHQDTIRYPYIASMGVYVFNRNTLLELLRWTYPKANDFGLDILPSAVKAYKAQAYIFEDYWDDIGTIKSFYDANLALTEQPPKFQFYDPRTPIFTSPRFLPPTKIEKCRILDSIISHGCFLHECSIEHSIVGVRSRIDYGAELKFLVIRAKLLKCVRLPAMRSLGKDALMLGADLYETEAELASILAEGKVPIGVGQNTKIRNCIIDMNARIGKNVVIANKDGVQEADRPSEGFYIRFGITIIMKNATIKDGTVI is encoded by the exons TTTGGGGGGATGGGTCCGCAGGCGCCTCTAGAATTAGGGCTTGGGAATCAAAGGTGGCGAAGAATGTCAAAAGTGGCCGCTGGGTTGGAGGGTTCAAGGCGGGCGTTGCGTTCTCTGATCTCACTTCGGATGTCAACCAGGAGACTCTGATAAATGATCCATAC GTTATCCAGGCTCCAATGTTTGGAAAACATAAGCCAGACCCCAAGAGTGTTGCATCGATCATTTTGGGTGGAGGACCCGGAGCTCAACTTTTTCCTCTCACAAGTACAAGAGCCACACCTGCA GTTCCTGTTGGGGGATGCTATAAGCTTATTGACATTCCAATGAGCAATTGCATTAACAGCGGCATAAACAAGATATTCATCATGACACAATATAATTCAGCTTCCCTAAATCGCCATATTTACCGTACATTTAATTTTGGCAATGGAATCAACTTTGGGGATGGATTTGTCGAG GTTCTAGCAGCCACTCAGTCACCTGGTGAAGCTGGAATGAACTGGTTCCAGGGTACAGCAGATGCCGTGAGACAATTCACTTGGGTATTTGAG GACAACAGGAATAAGAACATTGACTACATAATGATTTTATCTGGTGACCAGCTATATCGTATGGACTACATGGATTTTGTGCAG AGACATATTGATACTGGTGCAGATATTACCATATCATGTGTGCCTGTCAGCAGCAG CCGGGCATCTGACTATGGAATAGTGAAGATTGACAAGGCAGGTCACATCATCCAATTTTCAGAGAAACCCAAGGGAGCTGATTTGGAAGCTATG AAGGATGAAAACACCTTCTTCAGATTGTCTCATCAAGATACTATAAGATATCCCTATATTGCATCGATGGGGGTTTATGTCTTCAACCGAAATACTCTACTGGAGCTTCTAAG GTGGACATACCCAAAAGCAAATGACTTTGGACTAGACATCCTTCCTTCAGCTGTTAAAGCATATAAGGCTCAG GCATATATTTTTGAAGATTACTGGGACGATATTGGAACAATCAAGTCATTCTATGATGCAAATTTGGCACTGACAGAACAG CCTCCAAAGTTTCAGTTTTACGATCCGAGGACACCCATCTTCACGTCGCCTCGATTTCTACCACcaactaaaatagaaaaatgcaGA ATTCTTGATTCGATTATTTCACATGGATGCTTCTTACATGAGTGTAGCATTGAGCATTCCATAGTGGGAGTGCGCTCACGTATAGACTATGGTGCAGAGCTAAAG TTTTTAGTCATCAGAGCGAAGCTTCTCAAGTGTGTGAGGCTTCCAGCAATGCGGAGTTTAGGGAAG GATGCATTGATGCTGGGTGCTGATCTCTACGAAACTGAAGCTGAGCTTGCATCTATTCTGGCAGAAGGTAAGGTTCCTATCGGGGTTGGACAAAACACAAAAATCAG GAATTGCATCATCGACATGAATGCTAGGATAGGAAAGAATGTGGTTATCGCTAACAAAGAT GGCGTCCAAGAAGCTGATAGGCCAAGTGAAGGATTCTACATCAGATTTGGAATCACAATAATTATGAAGAATGCAACCATCAAAGATGGAACTGTCATATAA
- the LOC135636254 gene encoding glucose-1-phosphate adenylyltransferase large subunit 1-like isoform X2, with the protein MIAPLMDVSSVGLKANACFGHVKRGVLGSGESGIWGDGSAGASRIRAWESKVAKNVKSGRWVGGFKAGVAFSDLTSDVNQETLINDPYVIQAPMFGKHKPDPKSVASIILGGGPGAQLFPLTSTRATPAVPVGGCYKLIDIPMSNCINSGINKIFIMTQYNSASLNRHIYRTFNFGNGINFGDGFVEVLAATQSPGEAGMNWFQGTADAVRQFTWVFEDNRNKNIDYIMILSGDQLYRMDYMDFVQRHIDTGADITISCVPVSSSRASDYGIVKIDKAGHIIQFSEKPKGADLEAMKDENTFFRLSHQDTIRYPYIASMGVYVFNRNTLLELLRWTYPKANDFGLDILPSAVKAYKAQAYIFEDYWDDIGTIKSFYDANLALTEQPPKFQFYDPRTPIFTSPRFLPPTKIEKCRILDSIISHGCFLHECSIEHSIVGVRSRIDYGAELKDALMLGADLYETEAELASILAEGKVPIGVGQNTKIRNCIIDMNARIGKNVVIANKDGVQEADRPSEGFYIRFGITIIMKNATIKDGTVI; encoded by the exons TTTGGGGGGATGGGTCCGCAGGCGCCTCTAGAATTAGGGCTTGGGAATCAAAGGTGGCGAAGAATGTCAAAAGTGGCCGCTGGGTTGGAGGGTTCAAGGCGGGCGTTGCGTTCTCTGATCTCACTTCGGATGTCAACCAGGAGACTCTGATAAATGATCCATAC GTTATCCAGGCTCCAATGTTTGGAAAACATAAGCCAGACCCCAAGAGTGTTGCATCGATCATTTTGGGTGGAGGACCCGGAGCTCAACTTTTTCCTCTCACAAGTACAAGAGCCACACCTGCA GTTCCTGTTGGGGGATGCTATAAGCTTATTGACATTCCAATGAGCAATTGCATTAACAGCGGCATAAACAAGATATTCATCATGACACAATATAATTCAGCTTCCCTAAATCGCCATATTTACCGTACATTTAATTTTGGCAATGGAATCAACTTTGGGGATGGATTTGTCGAG GTTCTAGCAGCCACTCAGTCACCTGGTGAAGCTGGAATGAACTGGTTCCAGGGTACAGCAGATGCCGTGAGACAATTCACTTGGGTATTTGAG GACAACAGGAATAAGAACATTGACTACATAATGATTTTATCTGGTGACCAGCTATATCGTATGGACTACATGGATTTTGTGCAG AGACATATTGATACTGGTGCAGATATTACCATATCATGTGTGCCTGTCAGCAGCAG CCGGGCATCTGACTATGGAATAGTGAAGATTGACAAGGCAGGTCACATCATCCAATTTTCAGAGAAACCCAAGGGAGCTGATTTGGAAGCTATG AAGGATGAAAACACCTTCTTCAGATTGTCTCATCAAGATACTATAAGATATCCCTATATTGCATCGATGGGGGTTTATGTCTTCAACCGAAATACTCTACTGGAGCTTCTAAG GTGGACATACCCAAAAGCAAATGACTTTGGACTAGACATCCTTCCTTCAGCTGTTAAAGCATATAAGGCTCAG GCATATATTTTTGAAGATTACTGGGACGATATTGGAACAATCAAGTCATTCTATGATGCAAATTTGGCACTGACAGAACAG CCTCCAAAGTTTCAGTTTTACGATCCGAGGACACCCATCTTCACGTCGCCTCGATTTCTACCACcaactaaaatagaaaaatgcaGA ATTCTTGATTCGATTATTTCACATGGATGCTTCTTACATGAGTGTAGCATTGAGCATTCCATAGTGGGAGTGCGCTCACGTATAGACTATGGTGCAGAGCTAAAG GATGCATTGATGCTGGGTGCTGATCTCTACGAAACTGAAGCTGAGCTTGCATCTATTCTGGCAGAAGGTAAGGTTCCTATCGGGGTTGGACAAAACACAAAAATCAG GAATTGCATCATCGACATGAATGCTAGGATAGGAAAGAATGTGGTTATCGCTAACAAAGAT GGCGTCCAAGAAGCTGATAGGCCAAGTGAAGGATTCTACATCAGATTTGGAATCACAATAATTATGAAGAATGCAACCATCAAAGATGGAACTGTCATATAA